In Pelmatolapia mariae isolate MD_Pm_ZW linkage group LG2, Pm_UMD_F_2, whole genome shotgun sequence, one DNA window encodes the following:
- the kiaa1191 gene encoding putative monooxygenase p33MONOX encodes MASGRGDIPVLESGMPSCLMGALSSPVGIQRHNISYDENMDGPMHSPPSDLTVNILWKEPVIPQHRFRKTEEGKSGGKLLSVEGAASAKSPGPVVKAKATTLMSSLRIKESHESLEEFEHQAGLTETGYYPHKGLSAEETHFHRRGDVTLPKLRMPSGNFKEDRLTTSASSTPSGTPSVTPNVTPCVSPYSSPGVHRRNWFHLNPAPFLAVPETHSPNPSTDMGGNEGGGGDRWSFFGIRSVVQKSPTDPGSETSTGLSLQSYFGLQKSSTMDGTNTQVNLKVDDPTKFMPPKIEISDIEAKRQNSRPHKLKPRDMNVLTPSGF; translated from the exons ATGGCCTCAGGACGGGGAGACATTCCAG TACTTGAGTCCGGCATGCCGTCCTGCCTCATGGGTGCATTATCATCTCCAGTTGGAATACAACGACACAATATCAGCTATGATGAGAACATGGATGGCCCTATGCATTCCCCACCTTCTGACTTGACTGTCAACATCCTGTGGAAAGAACCTGTTATCCCACAGCACAGGTTCAGGAAAACTGAG GAAGGGAAGAGTGGTGGGAAGTTACTGAGCGTCGAGGGAGCAGCATCAGCCAAGTCTCCTGGGCCTGTAGTGAAAGCCAAAGCCACCACTTTAATGAGCTCGCTAAGGATCA AGGAATCCCACGAGAGCCTTGAGGAGTTTGAGCACCAGGCTGGACTAACAGAGACTGGTTATTACCCTCACAAGGGCCTTTCTGCTGAAGAGACCCACTTTCACAGACGAGGTGATGTCACACTGCCG AAGTTGAGAATGCCAAGTGGAAACTTTAAGGAGGACAGGCTTACAACATCAGCATCATCCACCCCAAGTGGCACCCCTTCTGTTACTCCCAACGTCACCCCCTGCGTTAGTCCCTACTCTTCACCGGGTGTTCATCGCAG GAACTGGTTTCATCTGAATCCTGCACCTTTCCTTGCTGTACCTGAGACCCACAGTCCCAACCCAAGCACAGACATGGGAGGaaatgaaggaggaggaggagataggTGGAGTTTCTTTGGAATCCGATCTGTGGTACAGAAGTCCCCCACTGATCCTGGCTCTGAAACCAGCACAG GTTTGTCTCTGCAATCCTATTTTGGTCTGCAGAAATCCTCAACCATGGATGGCACCAACACCCAGGTCAACCTCAAGGTTGATGACCCTACAAAATTTATGCCACCCAAGATTGAAATCTCAGACATTGAAGCCAAGCGGCAAAACTCACGGCCGCATAAACTCAAACCTCGGGACATGAATGTTTTGACACCATCGGGCTTCTGA